The Trypanosoma brucei brucei TREU927 chromosome 9, whole genome shotgun sequence genome includes a window with the following:
- a CDS encoding hypothetical protein, unlikely (GPI-Anchor Signal predicted for Tb09.160.4900 by DGPI v2.04 with cleavage site probability 0.78000003 near 81): MVGALVCMPSPRCVCGFVGYSCRWVFFLTAGGNRMCLEFETDSFRGDYHCPAFRGSSDSTVPKNPMRWGLLRCERCRTGEDGARGRLEGQQLVFPTMMRAVAISSYFSPWW, encoded by the coding sequence ATGGTGGGCGCACTGGTTTGCATGCCTTCACCccgttgtgtgtgtgggtttgTGGGTTACAGTTGCCGTTGGGTGTTTTTCCTGACTGCGGGGGGTAACCGTATGTGTCTGGAGTTTGAAACTGACTCGTTCCGTGGCGATTATCACTGCCCTGCATTCCGTGGATCATCCGATTCGACGGTGCCAAAAAATCCAATGCGGTGGGGTTTGTTGCGCTGCGAACGATGTCGAACGGGGGAAGATGGAGCGCGGGGAAGGCTAGAAGGCCAGCAATTGGTTTTCCCTACTATGATGCGAGCGGTCGCTATTAGTTCCTATTTTTCGCCATGGTGGT